In Pseudomonas saponiphila, the genomic stretch AAGGCGATCCTGGTGATGGTGATGACGCCCTTCGTGGCGCCGCTGATCGGCCTCAACAACCCGCGCAGCGCGGTGATCTTCGGCGGCTTGATGGGCACCTCCAGCGGCGTCGCCGGGGGCCTGGCGGCCACCGATCCGAAACTGGTGCCCTACGGTTGCCTGACGGCGGCGTTCTACACCGCCCTGGGTTGCCTGTTGGGGCCGTCGTTGCTGTTCCTGCTGATGCGCGGCCTGCTGGGCGGGTAGGTCACGGGCTTGCGGGCGCTTTCGCTGGCAAGCCAGCTCCTATGAGGCGAGTGCATCGCGGATTTCGTGTAGGAGCCGGCTTGCCGGCGAAAGGGCCTGTGAGGCATACGCCGTTCTTGCGGACGCCTTCGCTGGCAAGCCAGCTCCTACGAGGCGGGTGCATCGCGGATTTGGTGTAGGAGCCGGCTTGCCGGCGAAGGGGCCTGTGAGGCATACGCTGCTCTTGCGGACGCTTTCGCTGGCAAGCCAGCTCCTACGAGGGGAGTGCATCGCGGATTTCGTGTAGGAGCCGGCTTGCCGGCGAAGGGGCCTGTGAGGCATACGCCGCTCTTGCGGACGCCTTCGCTGGCAAGCCAGCCGCTACAAAAGTCCGGGCCGCTGCGCCGTTGTGCCGGCCGGTTTCTAGGGCGTTTGGCGGTTGGCGTACATCCGGCATTCGGCCAGTAGCGCCAACAGGTTCGGGTCGCGCTCCTTGGCCTTGAGAAACACCACGCCGATATGTTGCTGCAGGCGGTAGCGCGCCTGCAGCGGTATCAGTTTCACGCGGTTTTCATACACCGCGGCGATCCTTCCTGGCAGCAACGCATAACCGACCCCGGAGCTGACCATGCTCAGCAGGGTGAAGATGTCGTTGACCTGCATCGCCACCTTCGGTTCGAACCCCGCCTGCTTGAACACCCGCACCCCGTCCTGATGGGTGGCGAACCCTTGGGTCAGGGTGATGAAGGTGGCGTCGCGCACGTCGGCCAGGTCCACCTCGTGCTGTTGGGCAAAGGGTGAATCGGCCGGGGTGGCGAGGAAGATATCGTCGGAAAACAGCGGCAGTTGCTCGCAATCCGGGTCGTTGACGCTGTCGTCCAGGGAAATCAGGATGGCGTCCACTTCCATGTTCTTGAGCTTGTACAGCAGGTCGATGTTGGAGCCCAGAATCAGGTCGATGTTCAGCTCGCTGCGGCGCAGCTTCAGGCCCATGATCAGCTGCGGCACGGTTTTCACCGTCAGCGAGTAAAGTGCGCCGAGCTTGAAGCGTTCTGCTGAGAAGCCTGCGGCCTCGCGGGTCAGGCGCACGCTCTCGACCACGTCCTGCACCAGCTTTTGCGCCCGTTCTTCGAGGACGAAGGCGCTTTCCAGCGGCGTCAGGTTGCGTCCTTCGTGCTTGAACAACGGGCAGCGCAGGGCGTTTTCCAGGGAATGGATGGCCCGGTGCACGCTGACGTTGCTGGTCTGCAACTCGGCGGCGGCGCGGGTCAGGTTGCCGGTGCGCATGAAGGCCAGAAACACTTCGAGCTTTTTCAGGGTCAACTCTTCGTCGATGAGCATGGTCCGGTCTCGGCTGATGAGGGGCTGATGATGCCCGATGAGTCTGAAAGTGGCCGCTGGTTTTTTATCCGCCGTGCCCCCATAGACCTCTTGCGCTTTCAAACTGCAGGCCCGAGCCTTGCGTGGTTTTTCATGTTTCAAGGGTGAGTGACCGATGTATCACGGAGAAAGATTCAACGCCTGGACCCACTTGCTGGGAGCGATCGCGGCGTTTATCGGCGGCATCTGGCTGGTGGTACTGGCCAGTATCGACGGCAGTCCGTGGAAGATCGTCAGTGTGGCGATCTATGCCTTCACTTTGCTGGTGCTCTACAGCGTGTCCACGGTCTATCACAGCGTGCGTGGCCGGGCGAAGAACATCATGCAGAAGGTCGATCACTTTTCGATCTACCTGCTGATTGCCGGCAGCTACACGCCGTTCTGCCTGGTGACCCTGCGCGGGCCCTGGGGCTGGACCCTGTTCGGGATTGTCTGGGGGCTGGCGCTGATCGGCATCCTCCAGGAGATCAAGCCGCGTTCCGAGGCGCGGATCCTCTCCATCGTGATCTATGCGGTGATGGGCTGGATCGTCCTGGTGGCGGTCAAGCCGCTGCTGGCGGCCCTGGGAAGCGCCGGGTTTGCCTGGCTGGCGGCGGGTGGGGTGCTGTACACCGTGGGCATCATCTTCTTCGCCCTGGACAGCCGCCTGCGCCATGCCCATGGCATCTGGCACCTGTTCGTGATCGCCGGCAGCCTGCTGCATTTCGTCGCCATCCTCTTCTACGTCCTGTAGGAGCCGGCTTGCCGGCGAAGAGTCCTTCGGGATTTGCACCGGGCTTGCTGCCGCTTTCGCTGGCAAGCCAGCTCCTACGGGGTGGGGTGCAGCAGATTGGTGTAGGAGCCGGCTTGCCGGCGAAGGGGCCTTCGGGATTTGCCCCGGGCTTGCGGCCGCTTTCGCTGGCAAGCCAGCTCCTACGGGGCGGGGTGCTGCAGATTAGTGTAGGAGCCGGCTTGCCGGCGAAGAGGCCTTCGGGATTTGCACCGGACTTGCGGCCGCTTTCGCTGGCAAGCTGTTGTGGCTCAATATTCCTGGACCACTCTGTAGGAGTTTCAACCTAAGGAAGCATCATGGGATTTCGGGTTGTTAGCGCTGAAGAAAAGGCCGAAGCCATTCGCTTGGTCGTGGAAATGAATTACTCGGTGCCTAAGGCATGTGAGCAAACTGGGGTTGGGCCTACAGCCCTGCGACGCTGGGTCGCCAGATGGCGCAAGGAGCATGAAGGAGCCTTGCTGCCCACACGCCCTCAGGACCAGGAACTGATTGATTCACTGCAGGCCAGACTCGCCTTGCTGGAAGCCGAGAATAGCGTCCT encodes the following:
- a CDS encoding LysR family transcriptional regulator, which encodes MLIDEELTLKKLEVFLAFMRTGNLTRAAAELQTSNVSVHRAIHSLENALRCPLFKHEGRNLTPLESAFVLEERAQKLVQDVVESVRLTREAAGFSAERFKLGALYSLTVKTVPQLIMGLKLRRSELNIDLILGSNIDLLYKLKNMEVDAILISLDDSVNDPDCEQLPLFSDDIFLATPADSPFAQQHEVDLADVRDATFITLTQGFATHQDGVRVFKQAGFEPKVAMQVNDIFTLLSMVSSGVGYALLPGRIAAVYENRVKLIPLQARYRLQQHIGVVFLKAKERDPNLLALLAECRMYANRQTP
- the trhA gene encoding PAQR family membrane homeostasis protein TrhA, whose amino-acid sequence is MYHGERFNAWTHLLGAIAAFIGGIWLVVLASIDGSPWKIVSVAIYAFTLLVLYSVSTVYHSVRGRAKNIMQKVDHFSIYLLIAGSYTPFCLVTLRGPWGWTLFGIVWGLALIGILQEIKPRSEARILSIVIYAVMGWIVLVAVKPLLAALGSAGFAWLAAGGVLYTVGIIFFALDSRLRHAHGIWHLFVIAGSLLHFVAILFYVL
- a CDS encoding transposase, which translates into the protein MGFRVVSAEEKAEAIRLVVEMNYSVPKACEQTGVGPTALRRWVARWRKEHEGALLPTRPQDQELIDSLQARLALLEAENSVLKKQLPSHLKVLFSRIK